From the genome of Erythrobacter litoralis, one region includes:
- a CDS encoding thermonuclease family protein produces the protein MLTWWMLWRVPALLGIVMAAWWFGVRPVLEERGWVAIDATFALCGDDRGGGDMGGRTGCVVDGDTVVLFGAGDALRRIRLTGFDAPELDGACQAERKAALRAKRALHEWLAEGAFEWNGGAEPPRDRFGRELRRARRVAPDGTTQNLAEAMVARGLAARDGWGEAPTDWCA, from the coding sequence ATGCTGACATGGTGGATGCTGTGGCGCGTGCCCGCTCTGCTCGGCATCGTCATGGCGGCCTGGTGGTTCGGCGTTCGCCCGGTGCTGGAGGAGCGCGGCTGGGTCGCGATCGACGCGACGTTTGCGCTTTGTGGCGACGATAGGGGCGGCGGCGATATGGGCGGCCGCACTGGCTGCGTGGTCGATGGCGATACCGTCGTTCTTTTCGGCGCCGGGGACGCACTGCGCCGCATCCGCCTCACTGGCTTCGATGCGCCCGAACTCGACGGTGCGTGCCAGGCGGAGCGCAAGGCCGCGCTGCGGGCGAAGCGGGCTTTGCACGAATGGCTCGCCGAGGGTGCGTTCGAATGGAACGGCGGTGCCGAGCCACCGCGCGACCGATTCGGCCGGGAACTGCGCCGGGCGCGCCGGGTGGCGCCCGACGGCACCACGCAGAACCTCGCCGAGGCGATGGTCGCCCGGGGTCTTGCAGCGCGCGACGGATGGGGCGAAGCGCCGACCGATTGGTGCGCCTGA
- a CDS encoding ribonucleotide-diphosphate reductase subunit beta has translation MSLLEARKTYKPFEYPWAYDFWKRQQQIHWMPEEVPLGEDCRDWAQKITDHERNLLTQIFRFFTQADVEVQNCYHDQYGRVFKPTEVKMMLAAFSNMETVHIAAYSHLLDTIGMPESEYSAFLEYEEMKDKHDFLQQFGVDTDEDIARTLAVFGGFTEGLQLFASFAMLMNFPRHNKMKGMGQIVSWSVRDESLHCEGIIKLFHAFCEERGCLTKAVKEDIIDICQKTVRLEDAFIDLAFEMGPVDGMSPKEIKKYIRYIADWRLNQLGLPPIYMVEDHPLPWLAPLLNGVEHANFFETRATEYSKGATRGNWNDVWSSFDKRQKAKAVNEDGVEGDGPDMFGVEAAE, from the coding sequence ATGTCGTTGCTCGAAGCCCGCAAGACCTACAAGCCGTTCGAATATCCGTGGGCATACGACTTCTGGAAACGCCAGCAGCAGATCCACTGGATGCCCGAGGAAGTCCCTCTGGGTGAGGATTGCCGCGACTGGGCGCAGAAGATCACCGATCACGAGCGCAACCTGCTCACCCAGATCTTCCGCTTCTTCACCCAGGCCGACGTCGAGGTGCAGAACTGCTACCACGACCAGTACGGCCGCGTGTTCAAGCCGACCGAGGTCAAGATGATGCTCGCCGCCTTCTCCAACATGGAGACGGTGCACATCGCCGCCTATTCGCACCTGCTCGACACGATCGGGATGCCCGAAAGCGAATACAGCGCCTTCCTCGAATACGAGGAGATGAAGGACAAGCACGATTTCCTCCAGCAGTTCGGCGTCGACACCGACGAGGACATCGCCCGCACGCTCGCCGTGTTCGGCGGCTTCACCGAGGGGCTGCAGCTGTTCGCGTCCTTCGCCATGCTGATGAACTTCCCGCGCCACAACAAGATGAAGGGCATGGGCCAGATCGTCAGCTGGTCGGTCCGCGACGAATCGCTCCACTGCGAAGGCATCATCAAGCTTTTCCACGCCTTCTGCGAGGAACGCGGCTGCCTGACCAAGGCGGTGAAGGAGGACATCATCGACATCTGCCAGAAGACGGTGCGGCTGGAGGATGCCTTCATCGACCTCGCCTTCGAGATGGGCCCGGTCGACGGGATGAGCCCGAAAGAGATCAAGAAGTACATCCGCTACATCGCGGACTGGCGCCTGAACCAGCTCGGCCTGCCGCCGATCTACATGGTCGAGGACCACCCCCTGCCGTGGCTCGCGCCGCTGCTGAACGGGGTCGAGCACGCCAACTTCTTCGAAACGCGCGCGACCGAATATTCCAAGGGCGCGACGCGCGGCAACTGGAACGACGTGTGGTCGAGCTTCGACAAGCGCCAGAAGGCAAAGGCGGTCAACGAGGACGGCGTCGAGGGCGACGGCCCGGACATGTTCGGAGTTGAGGCTGCGGAGTAG
- a CDS encoding YdcH family protein: protein MSAHTPHELADEFPHDADVLHRLKLGDAHFNSLASRYHAVNRAIHRVESEIEPASDEYTEQLKRRRLALLDEIALMVERAEGRFAPETAHA, encoded by the coding sequence ATGTCCGCTCACACGCCGCACGAACTCGCCGACGAATTTCCGCACGATGCCGACGTGCTCCACCGGCTCAAGCTGGGCGATGCGCATTTCAACAGCCTTGCCTCGCGCTATCACGCGGTAAACCGGGCGATCCACCGGGTCGAAAGCGAGATCGAACCGGCGAGCGATGAATACACCGAACAGCTCAAGCGCCGGCGCCTTGCCCTGCTCGACGAGATCGCGCTGATGGTCGAAAGGGCAGAGGGCAGGTTCGCCCCGGAAACCGCCCATGCCTAG
- a CDS encoding vanadium-dependent haloperoxidase: protein MVKTVVGALLASCFLAMPVRAEVVTDWAGLAQEIAAVDRTPWSVERHHINVRLGLAMFEAANAIDHKYESFLALDRETGEASVEAAVMTAAREVLSTYYPDHKQEIDRSYELALATLPDAGKSAGAAIGIAAAEAAIAMPATREGATFVRYRPVTTPGTYVPGALPAYADEMSTLVTLSYGNFEELMPPPPPSLTSVIWARDFNEVKSLGARDSTARDPVQTVMARYRITPVTIPALRSIADRPGRSTVDNARLYALINIADADTSVVTGMAKLRYNFWRPITAIRNADRDDNPGTEIDADWQPLLNTPNHPEYPCAHCSWTAAVAEVFKAEVGNAPEGGVKVGSRSLELAATQTLPTFDKWVEEVSYSRILGGAHFRFSNEAGERLGRQVAARTLTLLPPIEP from the coding sequence ATGGTGAAAACGGTCGTAGGTGCGCTGCTGGCGTCATGTTTTCTCGCGATGCCGGTGCGGGCCGAGGTCGTGACTGACTGGGCCGGACTGGCACAGGAAATCGCCGCCGTGGACAGGACCCCGTGGTCGGTTGAACGCCACCATATCAACGTGCGCCTTGGTCTTGCCATGTTCGAGGCAGCCAACGCGATCGATCACAAATACGAGAGCTTTCTCGCACTTGATCGGGAAACGGGCGAAGCCTCAGTCGAGGCCGCCGTCATGACCGCGGCACGTGAAGTGCTCTCGACCTATTACCCAGATCACAAGCAGGAAATCGATCGCAGTTACGAGCTCGCGCTTGCCACCTTGCCGGATGCCGGGAAATCAGCGGGCGCTGCAATCGGAATTGCAGCCGCAGAAGCGGCGATTGCCATGCCGGCTACCCGCGAAGGCGCGACTTTCGTGCGATATCGACCTGTCACGACCCCGGGAACCTACGTGCCCGGGGCCTTGCCAGCCTACGCTGACGAAATGTCTACCCTTGTGACCTTGTCCTATGGCAATTTCGAGGAATTGATGCCGCCGCCCCCTCCCTCGCTCACTAGCGTGATCTGGGCGCGCGATTTCAATGAGGTGAAATCGCTCGGAGCGCGAGACAGCACGGCCCGCGATCCGGTGCAGACGGTGATGGCGCGCTATCGCATAACCCCGGTGACCATTCCCGCCCTGCGCAGCATCGCCGATCGCCCCGGCCGCAGTACGGTCGACAATGCGCGGCTCTATGCGCTCATCAACATTGCGGATGCGGACACATCGGTTGTCACCGGGATGGCCAAGCTGCGCTACAATTTCTGGCGACCGATCACCGCCATTCGCAATGCGGACAGGGACGACAATCCGGGAACCGAGATCGACGCAGATTGGCAGCCATTGCTCAACACCCCCAATCACCCGGAATACCCTTGCGCCCATTGCAGCTGGACTGCAGCCGTCGCCGAAGTGTTCAAGGCCGAGGTCGGCAATGCTCCGGAAGGCGGTGTGAAGGTGGGTTCGCGCTCCCTTGAGCTTGCTGCCACGCAGACCCTTCCGACATTCGACAAATGGGTCGAAGAAGTGTCTTACTCGCGCATATTGGGCGGGGCTCACTTCCGGTTTTCGAACGAAGCGGGTGAGCGTCTGGGGCGCCAGGTAGCGGCACGCACGCTTACGCTGTTACCGCCGATCGAACCCTGA
- the argB gene encoding acetylglutamate kinase — translation MSANGENGGDLARGLSKAEVLIEALPYFQRYAGRTFVVKYGGHAMGNAEAARDFAEDIVLLKAVGINPVVVHGGGPQIGDMLRRLGVESTFVDGLRVTDEATAKIAEMVLSGAINKELVGWLAGAGGKAIGLSGKDGGLVIARKVERTTKDPTSLIESVVDLGFVGEPEAVDTSVIDTAVAAGMIPVIAPIAPGADGATYNINADTMAGAIAAALGAARLFLLTDVPGVLDAEGELLTDLTPPAIARLRDDGVISGGMVPKLETCVAAVESGCEAAVVLDGRVPHAMLLEFFTARGAGTLVRAAGNP, via the coding sequence ATGAGCGCGAATGGGGAAAATGGCGGGGACCTCGCCCGGGGCCTGTCCAAGGCCGAAGTGCTGATCGAAGCCCTGCCCTATTTCCAGCGCTATGCCGGGCGCACCTTCGTGGTGAAATATGGCGGCCACGCCATGGGCAACGCCGAGGCCGCGCGCGATTTCGCAGAGGACATCGTGCTCTTGAAGGCGGTCGGTATCAACCCGGTCGTGGTCCATGGCGGCGGGCCGCAGATCGGCGACATGCTGCGCCGGCTGGGGGTGGAAAGCACCTTCGTCGACGGGCTGCGCGTGACCGACGAGGCCACCGCCAAGATCGCGGAAATGGTCCTGTCGGGCGCGATCAACAAGGAACTGGTCGGCTGGCTCGCAGGCGCGGGCGGCAAGGCGATCGGCCTGTCGGGCAAGGATGGCGGCCTCGTCATCGCGCGCAAGGTCGAGCGCACCACCAAGGACCCGACCAGCCTAATCGAAAGCGTCGTCGATCTCGGTTTCGTCGGTGAACCCGAGGCGGTCGACACCAGCGTCATCGACACCGCGGTCGCCGCGGGGATGATCCCCGTGATCGCCCCGATCGCGCCCGGAGCGGACGGGGCGACCTACAACATCAATGCCGACACCATGGCCGGAGCGATCGCCGCCGCTTTGGGCGCGGCCCGGCTGTTCCTCCTCACCGACGTTCCGGGCGTGCTCGATGCGGAGGGTGAACTGCTGACCGATCTCACTCCCCCCGCCATAGCCCGGCTGCGCGACGACGGCGTGATCAGCGGCGGCATGGTGCCCAAGCTCGAGACCTGCGTCGCGGCGGTCGAATCCGGCTGCGAGGCAGCGGTGGTGCTCGACGGGCGGGTTCCGCATGCCATGCTGCTCGAATTCTTCACCGCACGCGGTGCGGGAACGCTGGTGCGCGCGGCGGGCAATCCCTAA
- a CDS encoding sulfotransferase domain-containing protein: MTQDAAALPGPARSTDGVGAIMDAAMRGERPHHRAYEPLGQGPKDVFITSWAKSGTTLMQQMFHQLRTASAGGDMDFDDISRVVPWDDTAYLLDFDMTAPQRAAPRGFKSHREYERLPAGQRYVVTLRDPKETFVSHYRFLDGWHLERGAVTMEDFMPLWLGGGPGGCDCFTHLLSWHARLGEADSLVMTYRAVVRDRAAAIRRLADFCDIAIGPTEEALVYERTSREFMAAHRDRFDDGMICRILEEKAGVPATSDSTKVQATGSTLDALPPAIAETIDAMWAERVAPVTGHADFASLAAEVDAAHG; this comes from the coding sequence ATGACACAGGACGCCGCAGCATTGCCCGGCCCGGCGCGCAGCACCGATGGGGTCGGGGCGATCATGGATGCCGCCATGCGGGGCGAACGGCCCCACCACCGCGCTTACGAACCGCTCGGCCAGGGGCCTAAGGACGTCTTCATCACCAGCTGGGCGAAAAGCGGCACCACGCTGATGCAGCAGATGTTCCACCAGTTGCGCACCGCGTCTGCGGGCGGGGACATGGATTTCGACGACATCAGCCGCGTCGTGCCGTGGGACGACACCGCCTATCTGCTCGATTTCGACATGACCGCGCCCCAGCGCGCCGCCCCCCGGGGATTCAAGTCGCACAGGGAATATGAACGCCTGCCCGCAGGCCAGCGTTACGTCGTCACCCTGCGCGATCCGAAAGAGACATTCGTCTCGCATTACCGTTTCCTCGATGGCTGGCATCTGGAACGCGGCGCGGTGACGATGGAGGATTTCATGCCGCTCTGGCTGGGCGGCGGGCCGGGCGGTTGCGACTGTTTCACGCACCTTTTGAGCTGGCATGCCCGTCTTGGCGAAGCGGATTCGCTGGTGATGACCTACCGCGCCGTGGTGCGGGACCGCGCGGCGGCGATCCGGCGGCTCGCGGATTTCTGCGACATCGCGATCGGGCCGACCGAGGAAGCGCTGGTGTACGAGCGGACCTCGCGCGAATTCATGGCGGCGCACCGCGACCGCTTCGACGACGGAATGATCTGCCGGATCCTCGAGGAAAAGGCGGGCGTTCCGGCGACAAGCGATTCAACGAAGGTGCAGGCGACGGGCAGCACTCTCGATGCGCTTCCGCCCGCCATCGCCGAGACGATCGACGCGATGTGGGCGGAACGGGTCGCGCCGGTCACAGGCCATGCCGACTTCGCCTCGCTCGCCGCCGAGGTCGATGCCGCTCACGGCTGA
- the folD gene encoding bifunctional methylenetetrahydrofolate dehydrogenase/methenyltetrahydrofolate cyclohydrolase FolD, with protein sequence MTQATRIDGKAFAARLREKVGEHAHRFAERTGRKPGLAVVLVGEDPASQVYVGSKGKATLAANMESFEHRLPADTSEADLVALVKTLNTDDAVDGILVQLPLPDHIDEQAVIAAIDPDKDVDGFHVINAGRLSVGQAGFVPCTPLGCIMLLKDLHGDLSGMDAVVIGRSNIVGKPMAQLLVDANATVTIAHSRTKDLAETVRRADIVVAAVGRPEIIRGDWLKPGATVIDVGINRLPPEPGREKGRLVGDVAYDEAAEVAGAITPVPGGVGPMTIAVLLRNTLVAAHRNEGLAPPEGL encoded by the coding sequence ATGACGCAAGCTACCCGCATCGACGGCAAGGCCTTTGCCGCGCGCCTGCGCGAAAAGGTCGGCGAACATGCACATCGCTTCGCCGAAAGGACCGGGCGCAAGCCGGGGCTCGCCGTCGTGCTGGTGGGCGAGGATCCGGCGAGCCAGGTCTATGTCGGTAGCAAGGGCAAGGCGACCCTTGCCGCCAACATGGAAAGCTTCGAACATCGCCTGCCCGCCGACACGAGCGAGGCGGACCTCGTCGCGCTGGTCAAGACGCTCAACACGGATGACGCGGTCGACGGCATCCTTGTCCAGCTGCCGCTGCCCGATCACATCGACGAACAGGCCGTCATCGCCGCGATCGACCCGGACAAGGACGTCGACGGCTTTCACGTCATCAATGCCGGGCGTCTGAGTGTCGGGCAGGCGGGCTTCGTCCCCTGCACGCCGCTCGGCTGCATCATGCTGCTCAAGGACCTTCACGGCGACCTGTCGGGGATGGACGCGGTCGTCATCGGGCGCTCGAACATCGTCGGCAAACCGATGGCGCAGCTTCTCGTCGATGCGAACGCCACCGTCACCATCGCCCACAGCCGGACGAAGGATCTCGCCGAAACCGTGCGCCGCGCCGATATCGTGGTCGCAGCGGTCGGTCGGCCCGAGATCATACGGGGAGACTGGCTGAAGCCCGGTGCGACGGTGATCGACGTGGGCATCAATCGCCTCCCGCCCGAGCCGGGCCGGGAAAAGGGGCGGCTGGTCGGCGATGTCGCCTATGACGAGGCGGCAGAGGTCGCAGGGGCGATCACCCCGGTGCCGGGCGGGGTCGGGCCGATGACGATTGCCGTTCTCCTGCGCAACACGCTCGTCGCGGCGCATCGCAATGAAGGGCTCGCCCCGCCGGAGGGCCTGTGA
- a CDS encoding MarC family protein has translation MFSELFISAFVTLFVVIDPPGCAPIYAGLTKQASAAQSRSMALRATFIAAIILLIFAFFGEPLLSALHIELDSFRIAGGLMLFWIAFDMVFEKRTQRREERAEKIAAQSGSGPEIEDVSVFPMAMPMLAGPGAIAAIMLLMNEAESAAERIEVFVALGAVLAITAAALVAAGPIIRLLGDKVEAVITRLLGVLLAALAAQYVIDGVKGSFGG, from the coding sequence ATCTTTTCCGAACTCTTCATCTCGGCCTTCGTCACCCTGTTCGTGGTGATCGACCCGCCCGGCTGTGCGCCGATCTATGCCGGCCTGACCAAGCAGGCGAGCGCAGCGCAGTCGCGAAGCATGGCCCTGCGCGCGACCTTCATCGCCGCGATCATCCTCCTCATCTTCGCCTTTTTCGGCGAGCCGCTGCTTTCCGCGCTCCATATCGAGCTCGACAGCTTTCGCATCGCTGGCGGGCTGATGCTGTTCTGGATCGCGTTCGACATGGTGTTCGAGAAGCGCACCCAGCGCCGCGAGGAACGCGCCGAGAAGATCGCCGCGCAAAGCGGTTCCGGACCCGAGATCGAGGACGTGTCGGTCTTTCCGATGGCGATGCCGATGCTGGCGGGGCCGGGCGCGATCGCGGCGATCATGCTGCTGATGAACGAGGCGGAAAGCGCGGCGGAGCGGATCGAGGTATTTGTGGCATTGGGCGCGGTGCTGGCGATCACCGCGGCGGCGCTGGTCGCGGCCGGGCCGATCATCCGTCTGCTCGGCGACAAGGTCGAGGCGGTGATCACGCGGCTGCTTGGCGTGCTTCTAGCGGCACTGGCGGCGCAATACGTGATCGACGGTGTGAAGGGCAGCTTTGGCGGCTGA
- a CDS encoding YggT family protein, which yields MQGLLAVYDIISILTSALVMLIIIQFVIGLLFAFNVVSPSNQFLMSFYTSINNLLDPILRPIRRIMPDTGTIDFSPLVLIILLQILLRVIQALIQSAY from the coding sequence ATGCAAGGATTACTCGCAGTCTACGACATCATCTCGATCCTAACCAGCGCGCTGGTGATGCTGATCATCATCCAGTTCGTGATCGGACTGCTTTTCGCGTTCAACGTGGTGAGCCCGTCCAACCAGTTCCTGATGTCGTTCTACACCTCGATCAACAACCTGCTCGATCCGATCCTGCGGCCGATCCGGCGGATCATGCCCGATACCGGCACGATCGATTTCTCGCCGCTGGTGCTGATCATCCTGCTGCAGATCCTGCTGCGGGTGATCCAGGCCCTGATTCAAAGCGCATACTGA
- a CDS encoding LON peptidase substrate-binding domain-containing protein gives MPLRLSIFPLPGAVLFPGLQLPLHIFEPRYRALVGDALVRDRRIAMIQPQRPLEGAPLYTVGCVGRIGEIEAMDDGRYNLILEGESRFRLIRELDVTSAFRQVEGELIEDDEDETLTHAQRGGFEREARHFADSQGYSVDWDSVERLDDQSLINGVSQIAPFDPASKQALLEAENLSARCELLVQLMQFYGRRDGGEEIMTLQ, from the coding sequence ATGCCCCTTCGCCTTTCCATCTTTCCCCTGCCTGGCGCGGTCCTTTTCCCGGGGCTGCAATTGCCGCTCCACATCTTCGAGCCGCGCTACCGCGCGCTGGTGGGCGATGCGCTGGTGCGCGACCGGCGGATCGCGATGATCCAGCCGCAGCGCCCGCTCGAGGGTGCGCCCCTCTACACCGTGGGCTGCGTCGGGCGGATCGGCGAGATCGAGGCAATGGATGACGGGCGCTACAACCTCATCCTCGAAGGCGAATCGCGCTTCCGCCTGATCCGCGAACTCGACGTGACCTCCGCCTTTCGCCAGGTCGAGGGCGAATTGATCGAGGACGACGAGGACGAAACTCTGACCCACGCCCAGCGCGGCGGATTCGAGCGCGAGGCGCGCCACTTCGCCGACAGCCAGGGCTATTCAGTCGACTGGGATTCTGTCGAGCGGCTCGACGACCAGTCGCTGATCAACGGCGTATCCCAGATCGCCCCGTTCGATCCGGCCTCGAAACAGGCGCTGCTGGAGGCGGAGAACCTTTCGGCGCGATGCGAGCTGCTGGTCCAGCTGATGCAGTTCTACGGCCGCCGCGACGGGGGCGAGGAGATCATGACGCTGCAATAG
- a CDS encoding PilZ domain-containing protein: MRNRRSQRVPTSATGSCRTARGMQWDIHLEDLSCGGCRVEDPRGGMALGEFVRLFIAGTGPHIAEVAWRQGSRVGLEFQTPLPERIFALLAEGRWDDAKHALADPRHFGFARRSCL; encoded by the coding sequence ATGAGAAACCGCCGTTCCCAGCGCGTTCCGACAAGCGCCACCGGCTCGTGCCGGACGGCGCGCGGGATGCAGTGGGACATCCACCTCGAAGACCTGTCCTGCGGCGGCTGCCGGGTGGAAGACCCGCGCGGCGGGATGGCTCTCGGGGAATTCGTCCGCCTGTTCATCGCCGGGACCGGGCCGCATATCGCCGAAGTCGCATGGCGACAGGGCAGCCGCGTGGGGCTGGAATTCCAGACCCCGCTGCCCGAACGGATCTTCGCCCTCCTCGCCGAGGGACGCTGGGACGATGCAAAGCACGCCCTCGCCGATCCGCGCCATTTCGGCTTCGCGCGGCGTTCCTGCCTTTAG
- a CDS encoding DUF4870 family protein has translation MTTTEPTEPSSGGPPQGSGFDFNQPTVIALLYLLSFATGISGLIGIVLAHVWRGDNREAWADSHFGYLIRTFWFGLIASLIAGLLSFVLIGFLLFPVIAVWAGVRSVLSLVKAQKREPMPDPATLLF, from the coding sequence ATGACCACGACCGAACCGACCGAACCGTCAAGCGGCGGCCCGCCCCAGGGATCGGGATTCGATTTCAACCAGCCGACCGTCATCGCGCTGCTCTACCTGCTCAGCTTCGCGACCGGTATCTCCGGGCTGATCGGCATCGTGCTTGCCCATGTCTGGCGCGGCGACAACCGCGAGGCATGGGCGGATTCGCATTTCGGCTATCTCATCCGCACCTTCTGGTTCGGCCTCATCGCGAGCCTGATCGCGGGCCTGCTCAGCTTCGTTCTGATCGGATTCCTGCTATTCCCGGTCATCGCCGTCTGGGCCGGGGTGCGCAGCGTGCTCAGCCTCGTCAAGGCGCAGAAGCGCGAACCCATGCCGGACCCGGCGACGCTGCTGTTCTGA
- the trxA gene encoding thioredoxin, translating into MGLNLDEQKAVDRFRKNVVEPSQSKLVILDFWAEWCGPCKALAPMLEKVAAEYADKGVVLAKVNVDEEQFIASQFQVRSIPTVYAMFQGQPVADLTQARSESQMKQVLDQLLQQLPVQAGADGADGQQQGPSAEEIAQFVQMGEDALTGGDAQRAAGIFGQVTEFAPDNAQAASGLVRALVMLDQVDEARQVFEAMMNDPRLANDPAMGAARSALDLAGTKVDEGELADLKSRAEASPDDMDAQLAYAEAAFAAGRRDEAADTLLAMVEKDREWNEGAARTQLLKMFEAIGLEDQWVVATRRRLSKILFG; encoded by the coding sequence ATGGGTCTCAATCTCGACGAACAGAAGGCGGTCGACCGCTTCCGCAAGAACGTGGTGGAACCATCCCAGTCGAAGCTCGTCATTCTCGATTTCTGGGCCGAATGGTGCGGTCCGTGCAAGGCGCTGGCGCCGATGCTCGAAAAGGTCGCCGCCGAATACGCCGACAAGGGCGTGGTGCTCGCCAAGGTCAATGTCGACGAGGAACAGTTCATCGCGAGCCAGTTTCAGGTTCGCTCGATCCCGACCGTCTACGCGATGTTCCAGGGCCAGCCGGTCGCCGACCTGACGCAGGCGCGCAGCGAATCGCAGATGAAGCAGGTGCTCGACCAGCTGCTCCAGCAATTGCCGGTGCAGGCCGGCGCGGACGGCGCCGACGGGCAGCAGCAGGGGCCTTCGGCCGAGGAAATCGCCCAGTTCGTCCAGATGGGCGAGGATGCGCTCACCGGCGGCGATGCCCAGCGCGCGGCGGGGATTTTCGGGCAGGTGACCGAATTCGCGCCCGACAATGCGCAGGCCGCCTCGGGGCTCGTGCGGGCGCTTGTCATGCTCGACCAGGTGGACGAGGCGCGGCAGGTGTTCGAGGCGATGATGAACGATCCGCGCCTCGCCAATGATCCGGCGATGGGCGCGGCCAGGAGCGCGCTCGACCTGGCCGGCACCAAGGTGGACGAGGGCGAACTCGCCGACCTCAAGTCCAGGGCCGAGGCGTCGCCGGACGACATGGACGCCCAGCTCGCCTATGCCGAGGCGGCCTTCGCCGCGGGGCGCCGCGACGAGGCCGCCGACACGCTGCTCGCCATGGTGGAGAAGGACCGCGAATGGAACGAGGGCGCGGCGCGCACGCAGCTTCTCAAGATGTTCGAGGCGATCGGGCTAGAGGATCAATGGGTCGTCGCCACCCGCCGCCGCCTTTCCAAAATCCTGTTCGGGTAA
- a CDS encoding DUF1294 domain-containing protein — protein sequence MDLTALLTPANIPVAVVAVNVLAFAAFGINKAPAGQGMRRISEDTLLQLAFLGGVAGAYAGRELFRHKTRKQPFSNQLHMIAGLQLCAAAFMTVYLW from the coding sequence ATGGACCTCACCGCGCTGCTCACGCCGGCCAATATCCCCGTCGCCGTAGTGGCGGTGAACGTCCTCGCCTTCGCCGCCTTCGGGATCAACAAGGCGCCCGCCGGGCAGGGGATGCGGCGGATTTCCGAGGATACGCTGCTCCAGCTGGCCTTCCTCGGCGGGGTCGCGGGGGCCTATGCCGGGCGGGAGCTGTTCCGGCACAAAACGCGAAAGCAGCCGTTCAGCAACCAGCTTCACATGATCGCCGGGCTCCAGCTGTGCGCGGCGGCGTTCATGACCGTCTACCTGTGGTAG
- a CDS encoding thermonuclease family protein translates to MGSFGKGSRRSHLRLVTSNRQPRGRWFGAVMVALPGAAFLGLFFAPGPGGSNDAGAQVSAGMPGAARGAERAFFPICAGSRRVTCVVDGDTIWYRGTKIRIADIDAPEVSRPSCPREAALGERATRRLQELLNAGEFTLAPSPSGRETDRYGRALRVVLRDGKSLGEALVREGLAMRWGGPRREWC, encoded by the coding sequence ATGGGATCATTCGGCAAAGGTTCGCGGCGCAGCCACCTGCGCCTCGTGACCTCGAACAGGCAGCCTCGCGGGCGCTGGTTCGGGGCGGTGATGGTGGCGCTTCCCGGAGCGGCGTTCCTGGGCCTCTTCTTCGCCCCCGGCCCGGGCGGGTCGAACGATGCCGGGGCGCAGGTTTCGGCGGGCATGCCCGGTGCTGCCCGCGGGGCCGAGCGCGCCTTCTTCCCGATCTGCGCCGGATCGAGGCGCGTCACCTGCGTCGTCGACGGGGACACGATCTGGTATCGCGGCACGAAGATCCGCATCGCCGACATCGACGCGCCCGAGGTTTCCCGCCCCTCCTGCCCGCGCGAGGCGGCGCTGGGCGAGCGCGCGACGCGGCGGCTGCAGGAATTGCTCAATGCGGGCGAATTCACCCTCGCCCCCAGCCCCTCGGGCCGGGAGACGGACCGTTATGGCCGCGCGCTTCGCGTGGTGCTGCGCGATGGCAAAAGCCTGGGCGAAGCGCTGGTGCGCGAAGGCCTCGCCATGCGCTGGGGCGGCCCGCGGCGCGAATGGTGCTGA